Proteins encoded together in one Aeromonas encheleia window:
- a CDS encoding putative holin has protein sequence MPEPISSSAATSTLTGLALLFTLPGVDPAMVLSSLTGAVLFISATEEHSRWRKIALFVVSFIVGLVMADLACQLLGMALPAGVTVSKAVGSLLSSALMVRLLQTAMRTEFGTLLNILLNRRG, from the coding sequence ATGCCAGAACCGATTTCATCCAGTGCAGCAACCAGCACCCTCACCGGTCTGGCGCTGCTGTTCACCTTGCCGGGCGTTGATCCCGCCATGGTGCTGTCCTCATTAACCGGCGCAGTCCTGTTTATCTCCGCCACCGAAGAACACAGCCGATGGCGCAAAATAGCCCTGTTTGTCGTCTCGTTTATCGTCGGTTTGGTCATGGCTGACCTCGCTTGCCAACTGCTGGGAATGGCCTTACCCGCTGGCGTCACTGTCAGTAAAGCAGTCGGCTCGCTGCTCTCATCCGCGCTGATGGTCCGCCTGCTGCAAACCGCCATGCGCACCGAATTCGGCACGCTCTTAAACATCTTGCTCAACAGGAGGGGGTAA
- a CDS encoding phage holin family protein yields MIPTSPTGVFIYTALYALICAAIFLRVMLFDRKGGEYRALPAWLAWLLCVLSGSIPLRFLFGGIPVPDPASFGLAVFLLCAVFKTHGSVYHLLPRRKPSTTPHARDIYRRFQP; encoded by the coding sequence ATGATCCCGACCAGTCCGACCGGCGTGTTTATCTACACCGCCCTTTACGCCCTGATCTGCGCCGCCATCTTCCTGCGCGTCATGCTGTTTGACCGCAAGGGGGGCGAATATCGCGCCTTGCCCGCCTGGCTGGCTTGGCTGCTCTGTGTGCTGTCAGGCTCCATCCCACTGCGCTTTCTATTCGGAGGTATTCCAGTACCGGATCCGGCGTCTTTCGGGCTCGCCGTCTTCCTGCTTTGCGCCGTGTTCAAAACCCATGGCTCGGTGTACCACTTGCTGCCTCGGCGCAAGCCATCAACCACCCCCCATGCCCGCGATATTTACCGGAGGTTCCAGCCATGA
- a CDS encoding N-acetylmuramidase domain-containing protein yields the protein MSLKKGDTGTAVADLQRRLTKAGYPVDPDGWFGGATEQALLAFQQDYMIAAIGQAGPRTMAALLGSERGNQLTINHMQSRADLLAVPLATMATVAQVESIGEGFTQDQRPVVLFERHVFYKQLTKHQGKATANQMAANYPNLVNPKRGGYAGGAAEWERLQLAISLHRDAAIESASWGMFQIMGYHWQALGFTSAGDWLAAMQRSEVDHLNALCRFIQQDAAMHKALQGRKWADFARRYNGPAYKDNDYDTKLAKAYDHFAKVYQVQEVADVA from the coding sequence ATGAGCCTCAAAAAAGGGGATACCGGCACCGCCGTGGCCGATCTGCAGCGCCGCCTCACCAAAGCCGGTTATCCGGTGGATCCTGACGGCTGGTTTGGCGGTGCCACCGAACAGGCCCTGCTCGCCTTCCAGCAAGACTACATGATCGCCGCCATCGGTCAGGCTGGCCCGCGCACCATGGCCGCCCTGCTCGGCAGCGAACGCGGCAACCAGTTGACCATCAACCACATGCAGAGCAGGGCTGACCTGCTGGCCGTGCCGCTTGCCACCATGGCCACAGTTGCCCAGGTCGAAAGCATCGGCGAAGGCTTCACGCAAGACCAGCGCCCGGTGGTGCTGTTCGAGCGGCATGTGTTCTACAAGCAGCTCACCAAGCACCAGGGCAAGGCCACCGCCAACCAGATGGCCGCCAATTACCCCAACCTGGTCAACCCCAAGCGCGGCGGCTATGCCGGCGGCGCGGCAGAGTGGGAACGGCTGCAACTGGCCATCAGCCTGCATCGGGATGCCGCCATCGAGTCAGCCAGCTGGGGCATGTTCCAGATCATGGGCTACCACTGGCAGGCGCTGGGCTTTACCTCGGCCGGCGACTGGTTGGCGGCCATGCAGCGCAGCGAGGTCGACCACCTCAACGCCCTGTGCCGCTTCATCCAGCAAGACGCTGCCATGCACAAGGCCCTGCAGGGCCGCAAGTGGGCCGACTTTGCCCGCCGCTACAACGGCCCCGCCTACAAAGACAACGACTACGACACCAAGCTGGCCAAGGCATACGACCACTTTGCCAAGGTATACCAGGTGCAGGAGGTGGCAGATGTGGCTTAA
- the lysB gene encoding Rz-like lysis system protein LysB (The gene for this Rz-like phage lysis system protein may overlap extensively with the gene for the other spanin subunit, the Rz1-like protein in the outer membrane.): protein MWLNLLRSPLTWLLIALAITLGGWGWSATSAATAKGKVTTLQSDLKAADDKAKEAERREKLKDTTITTLSGELTKQAEAAAQLQSQLGELSMTAATRADTIKRLKRENAELKEWADRPLPDPVVRLLQRPALTGAADYQAHLSGPDPLPTAAGQPGQ from the coding sequence ATGTGGCTTAACCTCCTGCGCTCCCCCCTCACCTGGTTGCTGATCGCCTTGGCCATCACCTTGGGCGGCTGGGGCTGGTCTGCCACCTCGGCGGCGACCGCCAAGGGTAAGGTCACCACCCTGCAAAGCGACCTCAAGGCCGCCGATGACAAGGCCAAAGAGGCCGAGCGGCGGGAAAAACTCAAAGACACCACCATCACCACCCTCTCCGGCGAACTGACCAAGCAGGCCGAAGCCGCAGCCCAACTGCAAAGCCAGCTCGGCGAACTGTCGATGACCGCCGCCACCCGCGCCGACACCATCAAGAGGCTCAAACGTGAAAATGCAGAACTCAAGGAATGGGCTGATCGCCCTCTGCCTGATCCTGTTGTCAGGTTGCTCCAGCGCCCCGCCCTCACCGGCGCCGCAGATTATCAGGCTCACCTGTCAGGGCCTGACCCCCTGCCAACTGCCGCCGGCCAGCCCGGCCAATAA
- the lysC gene encoding Rz1-like lysis system protein LysC (LysC is an Rz1-like component of a phage lytic system, substantially overlapping although not fully embedded in the gene for the Rz-like LysB component.), producing the protein MSGCSSAPPSPAPQIIRLTCQGLTPCQLPPASPANNGDLLDQLTQTEAAWANCAAQVDSLIACQQRHQNGREYGKTKTDP; encoded by the coding sequence TTGTCAGGTTGCTCCAGCGCCCCGCCCTCACCGGCGCCGCAGATTATCAGGCTCACCTGTCAGGGCCTGACCCCCTGCCAACTGCCGCCGGCCAGCCCGGCCAATAACGGCGACTTGCTCGACCAGTTGACCCAGACCGAGGCCGCCTGGGCCAACTGCGCCGCCCAGGTTGACAGCCTCATCGCCTGCCAACAACGACATCAGAACGGGAGGGAGTATGGAAAAACCAAAACAGATCCGTGA
- a CDS encoding phage tail protein: MEKPKQIREVLTRCVPHLKTNPDKLHIFIAPGNVESTGARSLSFEWQYPLTIGIEDFAGHPDQIMVPLLAWLRQHQPELMTNDEQRKEGITFEAEYLASDLMDLIITVKLTERVRVWQSDQGIGWEHLPEPPDDPYDGITWELFINGEHQPWPPTT; this comes from the coding sequence ATGGAAAAACCAAAACAGATCCGTGAGGTACTGACCCGCTGTGTGCCCCACCTCAAGACCAACCCGGACAAGCTGCACATCTTCATCGCCCCGGGCAACGTCGAAAGCACCGGCGCCCGCTCGCTCTCGTTCGAGTGGCAATACCCCCTCACCATCGGCATCGAGGACTTTGCCGGCCACCCGGATCAGATCATGGTGCCGCTGCTGGCCTGGTTGCGCCAACACCAGCCCGAGCTGATGACCAACGACGAGCAGCGCAAGGAGGGCATCACCTTCGAGGCCGAATACCTCGCGAGCGACCTGATGGACCTCATCATCACCGTCAAGCTGACCGAGCGGGTCAGGGTGTGGCAAAGCGATCAGGGGATTGGCTGGGAGCATCTGCCAGAGCCGCCAGACGATCCCTACGACGGCATCACCTGGGAACTCTTTATCAACGGGGAACATCAACCATGGCCGCCGACGACCTGA
- a CDS encoding phage virion morphogenesis protein: MAADDLSRLTSWADGLLASMEPAARRQLAGEMARALRASQTQRIRANIQPDGNPMAPRKPQPKLKKGRSRLRRKMFFKISSPAWLKARASEQQAVVEFVGTANRLATIHQYGLKDRIKGREIRYPTRELLGITQQEFNDLEEVLLNHLAMCL; encoded by the coding sequence ATGGCCGCCGACGACCTGAGCCGTCTGACCAGCTGGGCCGATGGCCTGCTGGCAAGCATGGAGCCCGCCGCCCGCCGCCAGTTGGCTGGCGAGATGGCCCGCGCCTTGCGCGCCAGCCAGACCCAGCGGATCCGCGCCAACATCCAGCCCGATGGCAACCCCATGGCCCCGCGCAAGCCTCAGCCCAAACTGAAGAAGGGACGGAGCCGCCTTCGCCGCAAGATGTTCTTCAAAATCAGTAGCCCCGCCTGGCTCAAGGCCCGCGCCAGTGAACAACAGGCCGTGGTGGAGTTTGTCGGCACCGCCAATCGTCTCGCCACCATTCACCAATACGGCCTCAAAGACCGCATCAAGGGCCGCGAGATCCGCTATCCGACGCGGGAGTTGCTGGGTATAACACAACAAGAATTCAATGACTTGGAAGAGGTCCTTCTCAACCATCTCGCCATGTGCCTCTAA
- a CDS encoding DUF2335 domain-containing protein has translation MQNTADDEHEVTDTSSPTQDGQQLVDRLEHELQENPDPELVERIVQSPAIKRVVMEMHQGPLPPARAMAEYEQVLPGSAERIMRMAELEQSQRHSMQKEQLAQHKELSKGFLNNDRLGKWMGFAIVLAVLGFAAWMADKGHPTIAGILVGVDLVGLAAVFVIGRLLSRDDPNGNE, from the coding sequence GTGCAGAACACAGCAGATGACGAGCACGAAGTGACTGACACATCCTCTCCGACTCAAGACGGTCAACAACTGGTTGACCGTCTTGAACATGAGCTTCAGGAAAACCCCGATCCTGAGTTGGTTGAAAGGATTGTTCAGTCCCCAGCCATCAAGCGTGTCGTGATGGAAATGCATCAGGGACCATTGCCACCTGCTCGCGCCATGGCCGAGTATGAGCAAGTGCTTCCTGGGTCAGCAGAACGGATTATGAGAATGGCTGAGCTAGAGCAGTCTCAGCGCCATTCCATGCAGAAAGAGCAGCTTGCCCAGCACAAAGAGCTAAGCAAAGGGTTCCTCAATAACGACCGATTAGGTAAGTGGATGGGATTTGCCATAGTTCTTGCGGTTCTTGGCTTTGCTGCATGGATGGCGGACAAAGGTCATCCAACAATTGCGGGTATACTCGTCGGTGTAGATCTAGTTGGCTTGGCCGCAGTATTCGTCATCGGAAGGCTTCTTTCTCGCGACGACCCAAATGGTAACGAATAA
- a CDS encoding Rha family transcriptional regulator codes for MNSINSFTPAEIISLQQGQPVTTSLKVAELFGKRHDDVLKKIRNLECSSDFHLRNFAEMSQEVEIGNGAKRSSRFYEMTKDGFIFVVMGFTGAKAAATKEAYINAFNWMAEQLAAQRSQPAISLTDDELCTLTWCWRAADRMIEAARSIYPLLEVAEHRDAGRYYSIIHEYPRTLQSAQQLLADKTRHIQPSIHGKLDWNRVIPHLRSLPLTKSW; via the coding sequence ATGAACAGCATCAACAGCTTTACCCCTGCCGAGATTATCAGCCTGCAACAAGGCCAACCTGTCACCACTTCCCTGAAAGTCGCCGAACTCTTTGGCAAGCGTCATGACGACGTATTGAAGAAGATCCGCAACCTCGAATGCAGCTCAGATTTTCATCTCCGCAATTTTGCGGAGATGTCCCAAGAGGTCGAAATTGGAAATGGGGCAAAGCGTTCTTCCCGTTTCTACGAGATGACCAAAGACGGCTTTATCTTTGTGGTGATGGGCTTCACCGGCGCCAAGGCCGCGGCGACCAAAGAGGCCTATATCAACGCCTTCAACTGGATGGCCGAACAGCTTGCCGCCCAGCGTTCACAACCAGCGATCAGCCTGACCGATGACGAACTCTGCACCCTGACCTGGTGCTGGCGCGCCGCCGACCGGATGATAGAGGCCGCCCGTAGTATCTATCCCCTGCTCGAGGTCGCCGAACACCGCGACGCCGGCCGCTACTACTCCATCATCCACGAGTACCCGCGCACCTTGCAGAGTGCCCAGCAGTTGCTGGCCGACAAGACCCGCCATATCCAGCCTAGCATCCACGGCAAACTCGACTGGAACAGAGTCATCCCCCACCTACGCAGCCTGCCGCTGACCAAAAGTTGGTAA
- a CDS encoding phage baseplate assembly protein V: MQPTLTELQRLIDNLIRIGTVTEVRSKECRVKTGDIITNWRPYTTERAGANRTRHRLSVGEQVILLSVSGDLRNAYILGSLNATAADEPLADDDNPDLDRTEYSDGAVIEYNPATGALNATGIKTATITASVAVKANTPLVECSDLLKARRVVSETANIGGIEVTTHGHKDVQPGSGQSGGPV, encoded by the coding sequence ATGCAACCGACCCTGACCGAACTCCAACGCCTGATCGACAACCTGATCCGCATCGGCACCGTGACCGAAGTGCGATCCAAGGAATGTCGCGTCAAAACCGGCGACATCATCACCAACTGGCGGCCCTACACCACAGAAAGGGCCGGGGCCAACCGTACCCGCCACCGCCTGAGCGTCGGTGAACAGGTCATCTTGTTGTCAGTCAGTGGCGATCTGCGCAATGCGTACATCCTCGGCTCCCTCAACGCCACCGCCGCAGACGAGCCACTGGCTGACGATGATAATCCGGATCTCGACCGCACCGAGTACAGCGACGGCGCCGTCATCGAATACAACCCGGCGACCGGCGCGCTCAACGCCACTGGCATCAAGACCGCCACCATCACCGCCAGCGTCGCTGTCAAAGCAAACACCCCACTAGTTGAGTGCTCAGACCTGCTCAAGGCCAGGCGCGTAGTGAGCGAAACCGCCAACATCGGCGGCATCGAGGTCACCACCCACGGCCATAAAGACGTGCAACCAGGCAGTGGCCAATCAGGGGGTCCCGTATGA
- a CDS encoding GPW/gp25 family protein: MNWLGMNAANGRAISATDHIIQSVRDILITPVGSRIMRRDYGSELFYLIDQPQHQATRLRLMAATVQALINWEPRITISRVDVLSGGMNGSLTVELTWQRKDGGAPESATIPIPTGAAQ, translated from the coding sequence ATGAACTGGCTCGGCATGAATGCCGCCAATGGCCGCGCCATCAGCGCCACCGACCACATCATCCAGTCGGTGCGCGACATCCTCATCACCCCGGTGGGTTCGCGCATCATGCGTCGAGACTACGGCAGCGAGCTGTTTTACCTCATCGACCAACCCCAGCATCAGGCCACCCGCCTGCGCCTGATGGCCGCCACCGTGCAGGCCCTCATCAACTGGGAGCCGCGCATCACCATCAGCCGGGTCGATGTGCTGAGCGGCGGCATGAATGGCTCACTCACCGTTGAACTCACCTGGCAACGCAAAGATGGCGGCGCGCCGGAATCTGCCACCATTCCCATCCCAACAGGAGCCGCCCAGTGA
- a CDS encoding baseplate J/gp47 family protein — translation MSTITLSQLPQPEVIETLDFESILAERKAYFVSLYPADQQAAIAATLALESEPITKLLQENAYRELILRQRINDAAVANMLAWAKGSDLDNLVANWKVQRLIIQPGDDTATPPVPEIKEDDEALILRALMAWDGLSVAGPTGAYEYFALSADGKVADAKGSSPAPAEAQVTILSTEGDGTANATLIAKVTQALSHEDKRPVADRLTVQSAGIIHYTITAKLHIDSQGAEADVVLQAARDRLAAFINPRRRIGVEIPRSAIDAALHVQGVRKVDLIGWADITPSATQAAYCTAFTVERAA, via the coding sequence GTGAGCACCATCACCCTCTCCCAACTGCCCCAGCCAGAGGTGATCGAAACCCTCGATTTCGAGAGCATCCTCGCCGAGCGCAAGGCCTATTTCGTCAGCCTCTATCCGGCAGACCAGCAGGCGGCCATCGCCGCCACCCTGGCGCTCGAATCCGAGCCCATCACCAAGCTGCTGCAAGAGAATGCCTATCGGGAGCTGATCCTGCGCCAACGCATCAACGATGCCGCCGTCGCCAACATGCTGGCGTGGGCCAAGGGGAGCGACCTCGACAACCTGGTGGCCAACTGGAAGGTGCAGCGGCTCATCATCCAGCCAGGGGATGACACAGCCACCCCGCCGGTGCCCGAAATCAAGGAAGATGACGAGGCGCTGATCCTGCGCGCCCTGATGGCGTGGGATGGCCTCAGCGTGGCGGGCCCCACCGGAGCCTATGAGTATTTCGCCCTCTCGGCGGATGGCAAGGTAGCTGATGCCAAAGGATCCAGCCCCGCCCCCGCCGAGGCCCAGGTCACCATCCTCAGCACCGAAGGGGACGGCACGGCCAATGCCACCCTGATCGCCAAAGTCACCCAGGCCTTGAGCCACGAAGACAAGCGCCCGGTGGCCGATCGGCTCACCGTGCAAAGCGCCGGCATCATCCACTACACCATCACCGCCAAGCTGCACATCGACAGCCAGGGGGCCGAGGCCGATGTGGTTCTGCAGGCCGCCCGCGACCGACTCGCCGCCTTTATCAACCCCCGCCGCCGCATCGGGGTCGAGATACCGCGCTCCGCCATCGATGCCGCCCTCCATGTGCAGGGCGTGCGCAAGGTCGACCTGATCGGCTGGGCAGACATCACCCCGAGCGCCACCCAGGCCGCCTACTGCACCGCCTTCACCGTGGAGCGGGCAGCATGA
- a CDS encoding phage tail protein I: protein MNTLLPPSTSRTERNLATTGANAQQLPIPFRSLWSPWTCPAHLLPYLAASWSVDRWDDKWPEATKRQVIANSYFVHSRKGTIGAIRRVVEPLGYLIRVREWWQEAPTATPGTFKLDIGVLDTGITEAMYQELERLIADAKPMTRHLTGLAISMETRGPLYLGAACYLGDELTIYPYSPEAIEISGQQWHGGITHTIDTMTIQPQPTGGAR, encoded by the coding sequence ATGAATACCCTGCTGCCGCCCAGCACCAGCCGCACCGAGCGCAATCTGGCCACGACGGGCGCCAATGCCCAGCAGTTGCCGATCCCGTTTCGCTCGCTCTGGTCACCCTGGACCTGTCCCGCCCACCTGCTGCCTTATCTGGCCGCCAGCTGGAGCGTCGACCGCTGGGATGACAAATGGCCCGAGGCCACCAAGCGCCAGGTCATCGCCAACAGCTACTTTGTGCACAGCCGCAAGGGCACCATCGGCGCCATCCGCCGGGTGGTGGAACCGCTCGGCTATCTGATCCGGGTGCGGGAGTGGTGGCAAGAGGCCCCGACCGCCACCCCGGGCACCTTCAAGCTCGATATCGGCGTGCTCGATACCGGCATCACCGAAGCCATGTACCAGGAGCTGGAACGGCTGATCGCCGATGCCAAGCCCATGACCCGCCACCTGACTGGGCTCGCCATCAGCATGGAAACCCGTGGCCCGCTCTATCTGGGGGCTGCCTGCTATCTGGGTGACGAGTTGACCATCTACCCCTACAGCCCCGAAGCCATCGAGATCAGTGGCCAGCAGTGGCACGGCGGCATCACTCACACCATCGACACCATGACCATTCAACCGCAACCCACAGGAGGTGCCCGCTAA
- a CDS encoding phage tail protein, translated as MSAIYFAIPTDAGQAKIANAIALGIPLKITHMAVGDGNGQPVTPNAAQTTLVREKRRAPLNTLFQDPLNQSQLVAEQIIPEDVGDWWIREAGIFSEDGTLIAIANTPDTYKPLLSSGAGRTQVIRIVLIVSDTSAVELKIDPAVVLATRKYVDDVMKAHKESRDHPDASESAKGFARYASQPQTDAGIADDAAVTPKKMRAALKNKGLTEYGSALIGVPIDWPLAQMPQDIWPDCGMVFLSCAGQGFNTATYPKLAQCYPAGVMPELRGEFIRGWDNGRGVDAGRGLLSAQGDTLLNHQHNMIGMDRASQGGGNYILPNEQFPILGKGFASPVAEYPESSSNAGYNNATGLIKTAMNGATDVGRLGAETRPRNSAFHKIMRAA; from the coding sequence ATGAGCGCCATCTATTTCGCCATTCCGACCGATGCCGGGCAGGCCAAAATTGCCAACGCCATCGCGCTGGGCATCCCGCTGAAAATCACCCATATGGCGGTCGGCGACGGCAACGGCCAGCCGGTTACGCCCAACGCAGCCCAGACGACGCTGGTCAGGGAAAAACGCCGGGCCCCGCTCAACACCCTGTTTCAAGACCCCCTGAACCAGTCACAGCTGGTAGCGGAGCAGATCATCCCGGAGGACGTCGGCGACTGGTGGATCCGAGAGGCCGGCATTTTTTCGGAAGACGGCACCCTGATCGCCATCGCCAACACCCCCGACACCTACAAGCCGCTGCTGAGCAGTGGCGCCGGCCGCACCCAGGTCATCCGCATTGTGCTGATCGTCAGCGACACCAGCGCCGTGGAGCTTAAGATCGATCCGGCCGTGGTGCTGGCAACCCGCAAGTATGTCGATGATGTGATGAAGGCGCACAAGGAAAGCAGGGACCATCCTGACGCCAGCGAATCAGCCAAAGGCTTCGCCCGCTATGCCAGCCAACCCCAAACCGATGCAGGTATCGCCGACGACGCAGCTGTGACGCCGAAAAAGATGCGGGCTGCCCTCAAAAATAAGGGTCTGACGGAATACGGTTCGGCGCTGATTGGGGTGCCAATAGACTGGCCGCTAGCGCAGATGCCGCAAGACATCTGGCCGGACTGCGGCATGGTGTTTTTGTCATGCGCGGGGCAGGGCTTTAACACCGCTACCTATCCAAAACTGGCACAGTGCTACCCGGCAGGGGTGATGCCAGAGCTGCGCGGCGAGTTTATCCGTGGCTGGGATAATGGGCGGGGGGTGGATGCGGGGCGGGGGTTGCTGTCGGCGCAAGGGGATACGCTGCTGAATCACCAACATAACATGATCGGGATGGACAGAGCCTCTCAAGGAGGGGGGAATTATATTTTGCCTAATGAACAATTCCCTATTCTCGGCAAAGGGTTTGCAAGCCCAGTGGCAGAATATCCTGAGTCATCGTCTAATGCTGGTTACAACAACGCCACCGGGTTGATTAAAACAGCTATGAACGGCGCGACAGATGTTGGCCGTCTCGGCGCTGAAACTCGCCCCCGCAACTCCGCATTCCACAAAATCATGAGGGCCGCATAA
- a CDS encoding tail fiber assembly protein: MAELNEPRVSWGADGWAACNGWAQAHCADAVTAEYLGPQDVWVSVGTGLPAGAYLDAPPAPEEGQAVVRQADGWALVPDYRGVTVYDTATRQPIAISALGPLPELCTLLAPSSPYDVWDGAAWQPDAAAEEQAALSATQTEQSARIATANQQISIIKPAVEGGYAKPEHTQLLADWQRYRYELTLVPEQAGWPESPQWPTEPEKVI, translated from the coding sequence ATGGCTGAACTGAACGAACCACGGGTGAGTTGGGGTGCCGACGGCTGGGCCGCGTGCAACGGCTGGGCGCAGGCCCACTGCGCCGATGCAGTGACCGCTGAGTATCTGGGGCCGCAAGATGTGTGGGTATCGGTCGGCACGGGGCTGCCTGCGGGGGCCTATCTCGATGCGCCGCCTGCGCCCGAGGAGGGGCAGGCGGTGGTGCGGCAGGCGGATGGCTGGGCGCTGGTGCCGGACTATCGGGGGGTGACGGTCTATGACACGGCGACGCGCCAGCCAATCGCGATCTCGGCGCTCGGTCCGCTGCCGGAGCTCTGCACGCTGCTGGCCCCCAGCTCGCCATATGACGTATGGGATGGCGCGGCATGGCAGCCTGACGCCGCGGCGGAAGAGCAAGCGGCGCTGTCGGCTACGCAGACAGAGCAGTCAGCCCGTATCGCCACAGCCAACCAGCAGATTTCCATCATAAAACCAGCCGTCGAGGGTGGCTACGCCAAGCCGGAACATACTCAGTTGCTGGCCGACTGGCAGCGCTACCGCTACGAGCTGACGCTGGTGCCGGAACAAGCTGGCTGGCCAGAGTCACCACAATGGCCAACCGAACCGGAGAAGGTCATCTAA
- a CDS encoding phage tail sheath protein: protein MALDQFHHGVRVVEVNEGTRTIRTVATAVIGMVCTSEDADATYFPLDKPVLIANLPVAIAKAGSEGNLKKSLQTIYDKVKTIVIVVRVAKGADAAALTSNIIGTIKPDGSYTGLKALERAAPVTTVKPRILCVPDNCTLPVATALGGVAKKLRAFAYVPTIAETVEAALAYRENFASRELMLVHADWTAWDVAANASVKLDACLKAAAMRALIDKEIGWHKTLSNVGVTGVDGMTKALFWDLQDPDTEVGLLNASEVTCLIQSNGFRYWGNRTCSDDPLFCFENYTRTAQVLADTIADAHMWAVDKPMTPTLVKDIIEGIKAKGRELVTGGYLLGFDCWYNEELNDKDTLKAGKLRIDYNYTPVPPLEDLGFQQRITDHYLIDFGARVAAAA from the coding sequence ATGGCACTGGACCAATTTCACCACGGCGTGCGCGTCGTGGAAGTCAACGAGGGCACCCGCACCATCCGCACCGTCGCCACGGCGGTGATCGGCATGGTCTGCACCAGCGAAGACGCGGACGCCACCTACTTCCCCCTCGACAAACCCGTGCTGATCGCCAACCTGCCGGTGGCCATCGCCAAAGCGGGCAGCGAGGGCAACCTCAAAAAGTCACTGCAAACCATCTATGACAAAGTCAAAACCATCGTCATCGTCGTGCGCGTGGCCAAGGGGGCCGACGCCGCAGCCCTGACCAGCAACATCATCGGCACCATCAAGCCCGATGGCAGCTATACCGGCCTCAAGGCGCTGGAACGGGCCGCCCCGGTCACCACCGTCAAGCCGCGCATCCTCTGCGTGCCGGACAACTGCACCCTGCCGGTGGCCACCGCGCTGGGGGGCGTGGCCAAGAAGCTGCGCGCCTTTGCCTACGTGCCGACCATCGCAGAAACCGTTGAAGCCGCCCTGGCCTACCGTGAAAACTTCGCCAGCCGCGAGCTGATGCTGGTGCATGCAGACTGGACTGCGTGGGACGTCGCCGCCAATGCCAGCGTCAAGCTCGATGCCTGCCTCAAGGCCGCCGCCATGCGGGCCCTTATCGACAAAGAGATCGGCTGGCACAAGACCCTGTCGAACGTCGGTGTGACCGGGGTCGACGGCATGACCAAGGCCCTGTTCTGGGATCTGCAAGACCCCGACACCGAAGTCGGCCTGCTCAACGCCAGCGAAGTCACCTGCCTGATCCAGTCCAATGGCTTCCGCTACTGGGGCAACCGCACCTGCTCGGACGATCCCCTGTTCTGCTTCGAGAACTACACCCGCACTGCCCAGGTGCTGGCCGACACCATCGCCGATGCGCACATGTGGGCCGTCGATAAGCCCATGACCCCCACCCTGGTCAAAGACATCATCGAGGGCATCAAGGCCAAGGGCCGCGAACTGGTGACCGGTGGGTACCTGCTCGGCTTTGACTGCTGGTACAACGAGGAGCTCAACGACAAAGATACCCTCAAGGCCGGCAAGCTGCGCATCGATTACAACTACACCCCGGTCCCGCCGCTCGAAGACCTCGGCTTCCAGCAGCGCATCACCGACCACTACCTGATCGACTTCGGCGCCCGCGTCGCGGCAGCCGCATAA